Part of the Pseudobdellovibrionaceae bacterium genome is shown below.
TTTCCAGTGAGTGTCATCATACGAGCCACACCCTTACCTACAGAGCGAGCCAATCTCTGTGTTCCACCGTATCCAGGAATCAATCCCAAAGTCACCTCAGGCAAACCCATCTTGGCTTTACGACTGGCCACAATAAAATCACAAGCTAAGGCCAGCTCCAGTCCGCCCCCCAGCGCAAACCCATTCACCGCGGCGATGCTGGGGATTTTACAGTCTTCTATCAGCTCCATAACTTTTTGGCCGCGCTCGGCCATTTCTAAAGCTTGCTCCGATGTCATCTCGGCCATTTCTTTAATGTCAGCGCCAGCAACAAAAGCCTTGTCACCCGAGCCTGTAACAACAAAACAACGAATGCTTCCGTCGGCTTTTATTTTTTCAACGCACTCACCAATTTCACGAATCACTTCGGCATTTAAAGCATTCAAGGCCTCGGGCCTATTGACTCGAAGAACTCCTACATTTTCATGTCTTTCAAACAAGAGGGTTTTAAATTCCATACTTTCCTCACCACTTATGAATAACTGTAAAATCCACGTCCCGATTTACGCCCTAGCCACCCGGCCTCCACATATTTAACAAGCAGCGGGCACGGACGATACTTTGTATCCCCAAGCCCCTCGTGCAAAACCTGCATAATGGCTAAACAGGTGTCCAATCCAATAAAATCGGCCAACGTCAATGGTCCCATGGGCTGGTTGGTCCCCAAAGTCATTGCAGAATCAATACCCTCTGGCTCAGCCACTCCCTCGTAGAGAGCATAAACAGCTTCGTTGATCATCGGCATTAAAATGCGATTCACCACAAAGCCGGGCATATCTCTGGCCTCCACAAAGGTTTTACCTAAAGCTTCAGAAAAATCTTTCACTTTTTTAAAAGTGTCGTCTGAGGTTTGCAGGCCACGAATGCCTTCCACCAACTTCATCAGCGGAACTGGATTCATAAAGTGCATGCCAGCCACCTTCTCGGGATGCTTTGTGGCTGCTGCTATTTTGGTAATCGAAATAGACGAAGTGTTGCTGCACAAAATGGCTGAATTGCCGCAGACGGCATCCACCTCAGAAAAAATCTTAAGCTTTAAGTCTACATTTTCGGTGGCAGCTTCAATGACCAAATCGCAACTGGCAAAATCTGAAAGTTTCGTGGTTGTTTTTATGCGGGAGAGCAATTGAGATTTTTCGTCGCCCGACATCTTTTCTTTTTTAATCAAGCGATCACAACTTCCCGCAATGGTAGAAATTCCTTTTTCAAGGGCCGCCTCAGACACGTCCATCATTATCACGTTGACTCCACGGCCGGCCACGACTTGGGCGATGCCATTTCCCATTTGCCCTGCGCCTATGACGCCCACATTTTTAAAACTCATAAACACTCCTTACTAAGGGTAGCGAAGACGCCATCCCGCTTCGAGCCGATCATCAAAGAGATCATTCTGCTCATCCACGTATTTGCTTCCTACAATATAAACACTAGATAGACCATAGCTGCTGTGCCGGGCCAGACCTAGAGAAAAAACCTGCGCAAGGTCGTCCGTCACCAAATCTGAGGCATCAAAGGCCTGGTACCGAAAAAGACCTGTCCACGACTCTTGCGCCTTATAATCTATATCTACATGGGCGAGCCAAAACCCCTCCACGGGGTCTGGCGATTGAATCACTGCCCCCATGGTGCCGGCCATTACAATATCCCAGGACTTTGAATACCACCTCGCATAAGCCTGGCCCATTCGCCATTTGGACTCGGCATTGGGATTAAACCCCACACCCGACCATGAGCTTCCTGATGTAGACAATGGATTCGTCTGGCCCGTCTGTGCCGACACCCCCCACTCGAAATCAAAATTGTTGCGCCGCCCCCAGTGGGCTGTAAACCACAACAACTGGTCTGCATTGGTAAACCCTTCGCCATTGTGGACAATTAATTCTGTGTAATAACCTTGATGCGAAAACTCGAGACTCAACCCCATGTCTCTTAGGCCCATCAGGCCTTTTTCATAGAGCAACGTCCGTGGACGCAGGATTTCTGATTCTTTCTGCTTCCCTTCGTAACCAAAACCCAAGGGCAACAGCCCCATTCGAACCTTGCCGTAAAGCCCCACGTACTCGGCGTATCCTTCGACAAAACCAAGAGCCTCGTCTAAACCATTTTGAGTATAAAACCCAGGTCGACTACGAAGCTCTAGCTCACCTAAGACCACCTTTGCTAGGATCTGATCATCCCAATTGTAAGACACGCCCAGACTTGAATCGCCCACACCAAACTCAGCTTGCCGGCCTTCTTTTCCCTGCAGAGTCGCCCGCACGTGCAGCTCAGAAAGTGTAAACTCCCCCACCGACTCCCGAGCCCATGTCACCGAACTAAAACAAGCCCAAAGGGCCACGCCAACAACGACTATTTGATTCATACTTCACCAGCTTTAATCAATTTCTCACCCTTTTGAAACGCCTCTATCATTTCTTTTTGCACTTGATTTTGCAACTCCGTAAGATTTTCGGCCTTCAATCCTTTGGTGCTGACCGGGGACAAAAACTCTACCGACACAGTTCTTCTCCATTGCCCCCACATGGCAAACAAACGACCCTTTTCAAGCACTCCATGCGCCCCAACAATTACCACAGGCACTATGGGAAACTGCCCATTGATGGCAAATAAGAACGGCCCCACTTTGAATCGAGGACCTACCTCCGGCTTGGTGTGGCGAGTGCCTTCGGCCGCCAATATGAATTTCTCACCCTTTTTTACTCGAGAAATGGCCTCTTCGTAGACTTTAAAAACAGCCTTTTTATCGTGCCTCACAATAGGCAAAACACCGGCCACCCGCATGGCGTGACCAAAAATAGGGAACTTAAAAAGCTCAATTTTTGCTCCAAATCGCACGGTTTGCGGCATGACTGAATGAAAAATAGGAATATCAAAATGACTGGAGTGATTAAAAATATATAAGCAGCCTTCGTCAGGAAGATTCTCTAAACCCCGAACCACCACTTTTATATTGAACATCCACATCATGGATTGCGACCAGGTTCGCACAAAAAAATCGCCCACTTTTTGGCTTCGAGTGACTAAAACCGCAACGATCATACACAATCCGTAGACAGCAATGATCGTCAACGTGGCTATTGAGGCCGTAAAACTGCGCAGGTAACTGATCCACCGAATTAACCACGGCGGCTGCGCACCCGTTGCCATCACTCTTCCCTTTGTCC
Proteins encoded:
- a CDS encoding enoyl-CoA hydratase/isomerase family protein: MEFKTLLFERHENVGVLRVNRPEALNALNAEVIREIGECVEKIKADGSIRCFVVTGSGDKAFVAGADIKEMAEMTSEQALEMAERGQKVMELIEDCKIPSIAAVNGFALGGGLELALACDFIVASRKAKMGLPEVTLGLIPGYGGTQRLARSVGKGVARMMTLTGNMFSAEEASNWGLVARLTEPEDVLPTAMELAKTIASRGPVALGLAKRVINEGYDKVQFEALKLEAQLFADTFSTEDHNEGIQAFIEKRPPQFAGK
- a CDS encoding 1-acyl-sn-glycerol-3-phosphate acyltransferase, translating into MATGAQPPWLIRWISYLRSFTASIATLTIIAVYGLCMIVAVLVTRSQKVGDFFVRTWSQSMMWMFNIKVVVRGLENLPDEGCLYIFNHSSHFDIPIFHSVMPQTVRFGAKIELFKFPIFGHAMRVAGVLPIVRHDKKAVFKVYEEAISRVKKGEKFILAAEGTRHTKPEVGPRFKVGPFLFAINGQFPIVPVVIVGAHGVLEKGRLFAMWGQWRRTVSVEFLSPVSTKGLKAENLTELQNQVQKEMIEAFQKGEKLIKAGEV
- a CDS encoding 3-hydroxybutyryl-CoA dehydrogenase, translating into MSFKNVGVIGAGQMGNGIAQVVAGRGVNVIMMDVSEAALEKGISTIAGSCDRLIKKEKMSGDEKSQLLSRIKTTTKLSDFASCDLVIEAATENVDLKLKIFSEVDAVCGNSAILCSNTSSISITKIAAATKHPEKVAGMHFMNPVPLMKLVEGIRGLQTSDDTFKKVKDFSEALGKTFVEARDMPGFVVNRILMPMINEAVYALYEGVAEPEGIDSAMTLGTNQPMGPLTLADFIGLDTCLAIMQVLHEGLGDTKYRPCPLLVKYVEAGWLGRKSGRGFYSYS